From Primulina huaijiensis isolate GDHJ02 chromosome 15, ASM1229523v2, whole genome shotgun sequence, one genomic window encodes:
- the LOC140958955 gene encoding uncharacterized protein isoform X1, with protein MDRRYGTGIRPSEANGYAVYSRSGRLKSGNGNSIRYFDDVLECSGISSKAAEVVSSDRDTVARCGDFVNVGGVVDKFGDISGTVRVVMRNGHRRFTRSVLNSKIEDSKIENGVDFEVDGSEGATVAAPGSPTKKMEMPKNIQIKGRPTTVRELLGTGLLEGYPVFYNGGKKGFPLRGTIKDGGIICSCSLCKGIMVVPPCKFEIHACKSYRRASQYICLENGKSLLDIVKECRKASVKALEETIQNFIGPILVKESFICHSCKETFLATSPANVEQLCDSCTIIVNSDAVAKCVTSGPSEPVFCSTISENTEDPDPPQNESRQGRKKRKHLELASDSKYSRRSSPPMSTTKGKWEITNKRSRSSSASKCRLSASVRYTRSVSYVNTDGSASSHGLLKNKTGGRLLKKLSNTKSLSKSSETGSPSISVQSKSSWKITRKDQRMHRLVFEDGGLPDGTEVAYYSHGKKLREGYKMGSGIVCRCCNTQVSPSQFEAHAGWEARRKPYMYIYTSNGVSLHEFAVSLLKGRNGSAKNNDDLCIICADGGKLVLCDGCPRAFHKECASLSCIPHGKWYCTYCQNMFQREKFVESNANAVAAGRVLGIDAIEQIKSRCIRIVRSPEEAELIACVICRGYDFSKSGFGPRTVILCDQCEKEYHVGCLKKCKMSDLKELPKGKWFCSVNCKRIYSALQNLLNNGAEKLPDATLDVIMKKWEGKNLVADTDLDVRWRLLNGKNTSRENRVLLSQAVAIFHECFDPIVDSETGRDFIPSMVYGRNIRGQDFSGMHCAILTVNSTVVSVGILRIFGQEMAELPLAATRVGNQDRGYFQILYTCIEKLLAFLSVKLFVLPAAEEAKSIWTKKFGFTTITEEQLSNYKKICWQMITFKGTSMLEKQVPKCRIINQDKSDSLPPGSD; from the exons ATGGATCGACGCTATGGGACAGGGATTAGGCCGAGTGAGGCGAATGGTTACGCCGTTTATTCGAGGAGTGGGCGGTTGAAGAGTGGAAACGGGAACAGCATTAGATATTTTGATGATGTCCTAGAATGTTCGGGAATCTCCAGTAAGGCCGCGGAGGTAGTAAGTTCGGACCGTGATACTGTAGCCCGTTGTGGTGACTTTGTAAATGTTGGTGGAGTTGTGGATAAATTTGGCGACATTAGTGGTACTGTGAGGGTGGTGATGAGAAATGGTCACCGGAGATTTACGCGATCGGTACTGAACTCAAAGATCGAGGATTCTAAAATCGAAAATGGGGTGGATTTTGAGGTAGACGGATCGGAGGGTGCGACAGTGGCTGCCCCGGGTAGTCCGACGAAGAAGATGGAGATGCCCAAAAATATCCAGATAAAAGGACGCCCGACAACAGTTCGGGAGCTCTTAGGGACTGGGTTGTTGGAAGGGTATCCAGTTTTCTACAATGGTGGCAAGAAG GGGTTTCCTCTGCGGGGAACCATAAAAGATGGCGGTATCATTTGTTCTTGCAGTTTGTGCAAAGGAATTATG GTAGTACCTCCTTGCAAATTTGAAATCCATGCCTGTAAATCATATAGACGTGCATCTCAGTATATATGCTTAGAGAACGGTAAAAGCCTCCTGGACATTGTCAAAGAATGCCGCAAAGCTTCTGTGAAGGCGTTAGAAGAAACCATACAAAACTTTATAGGTCCCATTCTTGTGAAGGAATCTTTTATCTGTCACAGTTGCAAGG AGACGTTTCTTGCGACATCACCTGCAAATGTGGAACAACTTTGTGATTCTTGCACGATTATTGTGAATTCAGACGCTGTTGCGAAATGCGTGACATCTGG CCCTTCGGAGCCAGTTTTTTGTTCTACAATTTCTGAAAATACTGAAGATCCTGACCCTCCACAAAACGAAAGTCGTCAAGGAAGGAAGAAAAGAAA GCATTTGGAGTTGGCTTCTGATTCAAAATATTCCAGAAGATCGTCACCCCCAATGTCAACAACAAAAGGAAAATGGGAGATAACAAATAA GCGGTCACGATCATCTTCTGCATCTAAATGCCGTTTAAGCGCTTCAGTAAGGTACACAAGGTCCGTGTCATATGTAAATACAGATGGTAGTGCTTCCTCGCATGGTTTACTGAAGAACAAGACTGGTGGAAGGCTCTTAAAAAA GTTATCAAATACTAAATCACTTTCCAAATCCTCGGAGACTGGATCTCCATCTATCTCAGTGCAATCAAAGAGTTCATGGAAAATAACTAGAAA GGATCAGAGGATGCACAGGCTGGTTTTTGAGGATGGTGGATTACCAGATGGAACTGAAGTCGCATATTATTCCCATGGCAAG AAATTGCGTGAAGGGTATAAAATGGGATCAGGAATAGTTTGCCGTTGTTGCAACACTCAG GTCAGTCCATCTCAGTTTGAAGCTCATGCTGGTTGGGAAGCCCGCAGAAAACC CTATATGTATATCTACACATCTAATGGGGTGTCCCTCCATGAATTCGCTGTATCTCTGCTGAAAGGTCGTAATGGTTCTGCCAAGAATAATGATGACTTGTGCATCATTTGTGCGGATGGTGGGAAACTTGTGCTTTGTGATGGATGTCCTAGGGCATTTCACAAAG AATGTGCATCATTGTCATGTATCCCTCATGGTAAATGGTATTGCACATACTGCCAAAACATGTTTCAGAGAGAGAAATTTGTTGAATCCAATGCCAATGCTGTTGCTGCTGGAAGAGTTTTAGGTATTGATGCAATAGAGCAGATAAAAAGCCGTTGCATTCGCATTGTCAGGAGCCCTGAAGAAGCTGAGTTAATAGCATGTGTGATCTGCAG AGGCTATGATTTTAGCAAATCTGGTTTTGGTCCACGCACTGTCATACTGTGTGATCAG TGCGAAAAGGAGTATCATGTTGGCTGTTTGAAAAAATGCAAGATGTCTGATCTAAAG GAACTTCCCAAAGGAAAATGGTTCTGTTCTGTGAATTGCAAGAGGATATACTCTGCACTGCAAAATTTGCTAAATAATGGGGCGGAAAAGCTTCCAGACGCTACTTTAGATGTCATAATGAAAAAGTGGGAGGGAAAGAATTTAGTTGCTGATACCGATCTCGATGTAAGATGGAGGCTTTTAAATGGGAAAAATACTTCTCGTGAAAACCGTGTGTTGCTATCACAGGCTGTGGCAATATTTCAT GAATGTTTCGACCCAATTGTGGATTCAGAGACTGGAAGGGACTTCATTCCATCTATGGTTTATGG GAGGAATATAAGGGGCCAAGACTTCAGCGGAATGCATTGTGCTATATTAACAGTAAA TTCAACAGTTGTATCAGTAGGGATCCTGCGGATTTTTGGGCAGGAGATGGCTGAACTTCCATTGGCTGCAACACGTGTCGGTAATCAAGATAGG GGATACTTCCAAATTCTGTACACATGCATCGAAAAATTGCTCGCTTTCTTGAGCGTGAAACTCTTTGTACTCCCAGCAGCTGAGGAGGCAAAATCAATATGGACAAAAAAGTTTGGATTCACAACGATTACTGAAGAGCAG CTCtcgaattacaaaaaaatttgttggcAAATGATAACTTTCAAGGGGACGTCCATGTTAGAGAAACAAGTTCCGAAGTGTCGTATTATTAACCAAGATAAATCAGATTCCCTGCCCCCCGGCAGTGACTAA
- the LOC140958955 gene encoding uncharacterized protein isoform X2, which translates to MDRRYGTGIRPSEANGYAVYSRSGRLKSGNGNSIRYFDDVLECSGISSKAAEVVSSDRDTVARCGDFVNVGGVVDKFGDISGTVRVVMRNGHRRFTRSVLNSKIEDSKIENGVDFEVDGSEGATVAAPGSPTKKMEMPKNIQIKGRPTTVRELLGTGLLEGYPVFYNGGKKGFPLRGTIKDGGIICSCSLCKGIMVVPPCKFEIHACKSYRRASQYICLENGKSLLDIVKECRKASVKALEETIQNFIGPILVKESFICHSCKETFLATSPANVEQLCDSCTIIVNSDAVAKCVTSGPSEPVFCSTISENTEDPDPPQNESRQGRKKRKHLELASDSKYSRRSSPPMSTTKGKWEITNKRSRSSSASKCRLSASVRYTRSVSYVNTDGSASSHGLLKNKTGGRLLKKLSNTKSLSKSSETGSPSISVQSKSSWKITRKDQRMHRLVFEDGGLPDGTEVAYYSHGKKLREGYKMGSGIVCRCCNTQVSPSQFEAHAGWEARRKPYMYIYTSNGVSLHEFAVSLLKGRNGSAKNNDDLCIICADGGKLVLCDGCPRAFHKECASLSCIPHGKWYCTYCQNMFQREKFVESNANAVAAGRVLGIDAIEQIKSRCIRIVRSPEEAELIACVICRGYDFSKSGFGPRTVILCDQCEKEYHVGCLKKCKMSDLKELPKGKWFCSVNCKRIYSALQNLLNNGAEKLPDATLDVIMKKWEGKNLVADTDLDVRWRLLNGKNTSRENRVLLSQAVAIFHECFDPIVDSETGRDFIPSMVYGRNIRGQDFSGMHCAILTFNSCISRDPADFWAGDG; encoded by the exons ATGGATCGACGCTATGGGACAGGGATTAGGCCGAGTGAGGCGAATGGTTACGCCGTTTATTCGAGGAGTGGGCGGTTGAAGAGTGGAAACGGGAACAGCATTAGATATTTTGATGATGTCCTAGAATGTTCGGGAATCTCCAGTAAGGCCGCGGAGGTAGTAAGTTCGGACCGTGATACTGTAGCCCGTTGTGGTGACTTTGTAAATGTTGGTGGAGTTGTGGATAAATTTGGCGACATTAGTGGTACTGTGAGGGTGGTGATGAGAAATGGTCACCGGAGATTTACGCGATCGGTACTGAACTCAAAGATCGAGGATTCTAAAATCGAAAATGGGGTGGATTTTGAGGTAGACGGATCGGAGGGTGCGACAGTGGCTGCCCCGGGTAGTCCGACGAAGAAGATGGAGATGCCCAAAAATATCCAGATAAAAGGACGCCCGACAACAGTTCGGGAGCTCTTAGGGACTGGGTTGTTGGAAGGGTATCCAGTTTTCTACAATGGTGGCAAGAAG GGGTTTCCTCTGCGGGGAACCATAAAAGATGGCGGTATCATTTGTTCTTGCAGTTTGTGCAAAGGAATTATG GTAGTACCTCCTTGCAAATTTGAAATCCATGCCTGTAAATCATATAGACGTGCATCTCAGTATATATGCTTAGAGAACGGTAAAAGCCTCCTGGACATTGTCAAAGAATGCCGCAAAGCTTCTGTGAAGGCGTTAGAAGAAACCATACAAAACTTTATAGGTCCCATTCTTGTGAAGGAATCTTTTATCTGTCACAGTTGCAAGG AGACGTTTCTTGCGACATCACCTGCAAATGTGGAACAACTTTGTGATTCTTGCACGATTATTGTGAATTCAGACGCTGTTGCGAAATGCGTGACATCTGG CCCTTCGGAGCCAGTTTTTTGTTCTACAATTTCTGAAAATACTGAAGATCCTGACCCTCCACAAAACGAAAGTCGTCAAGGAAGGAAGAAAAGAAA GCATTTGGAGTTGGCTTCTGATTCAAAATATTCCAGAAGATCGTCACCCCCAATGTCAACAACAAAAGGAAAATGGGAGATAACAAATAA GCGGTCACGATCATCTTCTGCATCTAAATGCCGTTTAAGCGCTTCAGTAAGGTACACAAGGTCCGTGTCATATGTAAATACAGATGGTAGTGCTTCCTCGCATGGTTTACTGAAGAACAAGACTGGTGGAAGGCTCTTAAAAAA GTTATCAAATACTAAATCACTTTCCAAATCCTCGGAGACTGGATCTCCATCTATCTCAGTGCAATCAAAGAGTTCATGGAAAATAACTAGAAA GGATCAGAGGATGCACAGGCTGGTTTTTGAGGATGGTGGATTACCAGATGGAACTGAAGTCGCATATTATTCCCATGGCAAG AAATTGCGTGAAGGGTATAAAATGGGATCAGGAATAGTTTGCCGTTGTTGCAACACTCAG GTCAGTCCATCTCAGTTTGAAGCTCATGCTGGTTGGGAAGCCCGCAGAAAACC CTATATGTATATCTACACATCTAATGGGGTGTCCCTCCATGAATTCGCTGTATCTCTGCTGAAAGGTCGTAATGGTTCTGCCAAGAATAATGATGACTTGTGCATCATTTGTGCGGATGGTGGGAAACTTGTGCTTTGTGATGGATGTCCTAGGGCATTTCACAAAG AATGTGCATCATTGTCATGTATCCCTCATGGTAAATGGTATTGCACATACTGCCAAAACATGTTTCAGAGAGAGAAATTTGTTGAATCCAATGCCAATGCTGTTGCTGCTGGAAGAGTTTTAGGTATTGATGCAATAGAGCAGATAAAAAGCCGTTGCATTCGCATTGTCAGGAGCCCTGAAGAAGCTGAGTTAATAGCATGTGTGATCTGCAG AGGCTATGATTTTAGCAAATCTGGTTTTGGTCCACGCACTGTCATACTGTGTGATCAG TGCGAAAAGGAGTATCATGTTGGCTGTTTGAAAAAATGCAAGATGTCTGATCTAAAG GAACTTCCCAAAGGAAAATGGTTCTGTTCTGTGAATTGCAAGAGGATATACTCTGCACTGCAAAATTTGCTAAATAATGGGGCGGAAAAGCTTCCAGACGCTACTTTAGATGTCATAATGAAAAAGTGGGAGGGAAAGAATTTAGTTGCTGATACCGATCTCGATGTAAGATGGAGGCTTTTAAATGGGAAAAATACTTCTCGTGAAAACCGTGTGTTGCTATCACAGGCTGTGGCAATATTTCAT GAATGTTTCGACCCAATTGTGGATTCAGAGACTGGAAGGGACTTCATTCCATCTATGGTTTATGG GAGGAATATAAGGGGCCAAGACTTCAGCGGAATGCATTGTGCTATATTAACA TTCAACAGTTGTATCAGTAGGGATCCTGCGGATTTTTGGGCAGGAGATGGCTGA